Proteins found in one Acanthopagrus latus isolate v.2019 chromosome 3, fAcaLat1.1, whole genome shotgun sequence genomic segment:
- the psmb4 gene encoding proteasome subunit beta type-4, whose protein sequence is MESTGLKLSFWENGPKPGQFYSFPDGSSSSGSAASCGPVRHTLNPMVTGTSVLGVKFTGGVIIAADMLGSYGSLARFRNISRLMKVNGNTILGASGDYADYQYLKQIIEQMVIDEELLGDGHSYSPKAVHSWLTRVMYNRRCKMNPLWNTVVIGGFYNGESFLGYVDKLGVAYEAPTVATGFGAYLAQPLMREVVENKVEITKQEARDLVERCLKVLYYRDARSYNRYEIAIVTEEGVEIVGPLSSETNWDIAHMVSGFE, encoded by the exons ATGGAGTCGACAGGCTTGAAGCTGAGTTTCTGGGAGAACGGACCAAAGCCCGGCCAGTTTTACTCTTTCCCcgacggcagcagcagcagcgggtcGGCAGCATCATGCGGGCcggtcagacacacact GAACCCAATGGTCACGGGAACGTCGGTGCTCGGTGTGAAGTTCACCGGTGGCGTCATCATCGCGGCGGACATGTTGGGCTCGTACGGCTCTCTGGCTCGCTTCAGGAACATCTCACGTCTCATGAAG GTGAACGGTAACACCATCCTTGGAGCGTCCGGAGACTACGCCGACTACCAGTACCTCAAACAGATCATCGAACAGATGGt TATTGATGAGGAGCTGCTGGGTGACGGTCACAGCTACAGTCCCAAGGCGGTTCACTCCTGGCTCACCAGAGTCATGTACAACCGGCGCTGCAAGATGAATCCTCTGTGGAACACCGTGGTGATCGGAGGCTTCTACAACGGAGAGAG TTTTCTAGGTTACGTGGACAAGCTGGGCGTGGCCTATGAGGCGCCCACGGTGGCCACAGGCTTTGGAGCGTACCTGGCTCAG cctCTGAtgagggaggtggtggagaaCAAGGTGGAGATCACTAAGCAGGAGGCTCGGGATCTGGTGGAGCGCTGCCTCAAAGTGCTTTACTACAGAGACGCTCGCTCCTACAACAGA taCGAGATCGCCATCGTAACAGAGGAGGGCGTGGAGATCGTCGGTCCGCTGTCCTCTGAGACCAACTGGGACATCGCTCACATGGTCAG